The following proteins are co-located in the Nocardioides piscis genome:
- a CDS encoding F0F1 ATP synthase subunit delta: protein MQLRGASADALAALSEVLESKLQGGTDAARVGDDLFTVAGLLRAEPGLRRVATDVSVDASAKQGLIREIFADKVDAASLDILTEAVARRWTVSRDLPDSLEHLSEVSIVKSAGSDSSRLSDELFAFASVVSDNPSLRDALSDPARSRDDKAALVASLLEDKALPATVRLAQQSLAGTYRTVSTALTTYQQVAATVHGQRVATVRVAHPLAEADRQRLTDALSRQYDRQLHLNVVIDPDVIGGIRVEIGDDVIDGTVANRLDEARRKLAG, encoded by the coding sequence ATGCAGTTGCGTGGTGCTTCCGCTGACGCCCTGGCAGCCCTCTCCGAGGTCTTGGAGAGCAAGCTCCAGGGCGGCACGGACGCGGCCCGGGTCGGTGACGACCTGTTCACCGTGGCCGGTCTGCTCCGGGCCGAGCCCGGTCTGCGCCGGGTCGCCACCGACGTGTCGGTCGACGCGAGTGCCAAGCAGGGCCTGATTCGCGAGATCTTCGCGGACAAGGTCGACGCGGCCTCGCTGGACATCCTCACCGAGGCGGTCGCCCGACGCTGGACCGTGTCTCGCGACCTGCCCGACTCGCTCGAGCACCTCAGCGAGGTGTCGATCGTGAAGTCCGCAGGCAGCGACTCATCGCGCCTGTCCGACGAGCTGTTCGCGTTCGCCTCCGTCGTCAGCGACAACCCGTCGTTGCGTGACGCGCTGTCGGACCCGGCCCGGTCGCGCGACGACAAGGCCGCCCTCGTGGCGTCGTTGCTGGAGGACAAGGCACTTCCCGCCACCGTCCGGCTCGCCCAGCAGTCCCTGGCCGGCACCTATCGCACCGTGTCGACTGCGCTGACGACCTATCAGCAGGTCGCCGCCACCGTGCACGGCCAGCGGGTCGCCACGGTCCGGGTCGCGCACCCGCTCGCCGAGGCCGATCGGCAGCGACTGACCGACGCCCTGTCGCGTCAGTACGACCGCCAGCTGCACCTCAACGTGGTGATCGACCCCGACGTCATCGGCGGGATCCGCGTGGAGATCGGCGACGACGTCATCGACGGCACCGTGGCCAACCGTCTCGACGAGGCGCGCCGCAAGCTGGCCGGCTGA
- a CDS encoding F0F1 ATP synthase subunit gamma, with protein MALSVREYRARIKSTESMKKITRAMELIAASRIIKAQQRAQAAAPYARELTRAVSAVATFSNVDHALTVEPEDPKKAAILVITSDRGLAGAYSSNVLKEAERLVEKLKGEGKQVDLYASGRKAEAYFKFRQRPVVQSWTGFSDQPTYDVASDIGATLISAFLNETDEEPEEGTAPGVDEVHVIYTRFKSMLSQEPTAVRLLPLEVVEGEEKPAEADLLPLYEFEPSPSEVLDSLLPRYVQSRIFFALLQAAASELAARQKAMKSATDNADELIKKYKRIANQARQAGITQEISEIVGGVNALADAQAGSE; from the coding sequence ATGGCTCTCTCGGTACGTGAGTACCGCGCGCGGATCAAGTCGACGGAGTCGATGAAGAAGATCACGCGTGCCATGGAGCTCATTGCCGCGTCCCGGATCATCAAGGCGCAGCAGCGGGCCCAGGCGGCCGCGCCGTATGCCCGCGAGCTCACCCGCGCGGTCTCGGCGGTCGCGACCTTCTCCAACGTCGACCACGCGTTGACGGTGGAGCCCGAGGACCCGAAGAAGGCGGCGATCCTGGTGATCACCTCCGACCGCGGGCTCGCGGGCGCCTACTCCTCCAACGTTCTCAAGGAGGCCGAGCGCCTCGTCGAGAAGCTGAAGGGCGAGGGGAAGCAGGTCGACCTCTACGCCTCCGGGCGCAAGGCCGAGGCCTACTTCAAGTTCCGTCAGCGCCCCGTCGTGCAGAGCTGGACCGGGTTCTCCGACCAGCCCACCTACGACGTCGCCTCCGACATCGGGGCGACGCTGATCTCGGCGTTCCTCAACGAGACCGACGAGGAGCCCGAGGAAGGCACGGCGCCAGGCGTCGACGAGGTCCACGTGATCTACACGCGGTTCAAGTCGATGCTCAGCCAGGAGCCGACCGCCGTTCGCCTGCTGCCGTTGGAGGTCGTGGAGGGCGAGGAGAAGCCTGCAGAGGCCGACCTCCTGCCGCTCTACGAGTTCGAGCCGTCACCCTCCGAGGTGCTGGACTCGCTGCTTCCGCGCTACGTCCAGAGCCGGATCTTCTTCGCCCTCCTGCAGGCGGCCGCCTCCGAGCTGGCCGCACGACAGAAGGCGATGAAGTCCGCGACGGACAACGCCGACGAGCTCATCAAGAAGTACAAGCGCATCGCCAACCAGGCACGCCAGGCTGGCATTACCCAGGAAATCAGCGAGATCGTCGGTGGCGTCAATGCCCTTGCCGACGCACAAGCCGGGAGTGAGTGA
- the rho gene encoding transcription termination factor Rho produces the protein MTESTDSPTAKKPAKKGGLSSMLLADLKSMAGGLGIAGAGSMKKAQLVDAIKSAQGGARPAKAEATPEPRTEPTAPREARTETARETERETQRDGQPQAAQSAPVVRTRTRNQPKAESSASEATAKPESESRTEPDRGGDGGPGGDTSDEGQSRQRTRNRQQGQQADKQQGKSQPEQQGKSQPEQQGKQGDKQPDQQGKQGDKQQGQQGRTEQRPADHDDDGEGGSRRNRRRRGRDRDRDRQGVRPLGGDRNEPDTTVLEDDVLVPAAGILDVLDNYAFVRTSGYLPGTDDVYLSLSMVRKFGLRRGDAVVGQVRQPREGERKEKFNPMVRIDSVNGTDPEAARERLDFETFTPVHPTERLRQETTTTELVGRAIDIAAPIGKGQRGLLIAPPKTGRTTVLRSIAQSISRNDPDAHLMVVLLDARPEEVTDFQREIKGEVIASTFDRPAGDHTMVAELAIERAKRLVELGHDVVLLLDSLTSLGRAYNLSVPPSGRTLAGGVDAAAVHPPKRLFGAARNVEGGGSLTVLATLLVETGSATDAAIFEEFGGTANMELRLSRELAEQGVFPAIDFVASGTRHDALLSSEQEVGIVASLRASMSGDRVAAVRDVLTRLGKAQNNISFLSSLDSRRR, from the coding sequence GTGACTGAATCAACTGACTCCCCGACCGCCAAGAAGCCCGCCAAGAAGGGCGGTCTCAGCTCCATGCTGCTCGCCGACCTCAAGTCGATGGCCGGTGGGCTGGGCATTGCTGGCGCGGGATCGATGAAGAAGGCCCAGCTCGTCGACGCGATCAAGAGCGCGCAGGGCGGGGCCAGGCCGGCCAAGGCCGAGGCCACCCCGGAGCCCAGGACCGAGCCCACTGCACCGCGCGAGGCCCGGACCGAGACGGCGCGCGAGACCGAGCGCGAGACCCAGCGCGACGGCCAGCCGCAGGCCGCGCAGTCCGCGCCGGTGGTCCGGACCAGGACCCGCAACCAGCCCAAGGCCGAGTCCTCGGCCAGCGAGGCCACGGCCAAACCTGAGTCGGAGTCCAGGACCGAGCCCGATCGTGGGGGCGACGGCGGGCCGGGTGGGGACACCTCGGACGAGGGTCAGTCGCGACAGCGGACCCGGAACCGCCAGCAGGGTCAGCAGGCTGACAAGCAGCAGGGCAAGTCGCAGCCGGAGCAACAGGGCAAGTCGCAGCCGGAGCAACAGGGCAAGCAGGGCGACAAGCAGCCGGACCAGCAGGGCAAGCAGGGCGACAAGCAGCAGGGCCAGCAGGGCAGGACCGAGCAGCGGCCGGCCGACCACGACGACGACGGTGAGGGCGGCAGCCGCCGCAACCGCCGCCGCCGGGGCCGTGATCGCGACCGCGACCGTCAGGGGGTCCGTCCGCTGGGCGGCGATCGCAACGAGCCGGACACCACGGTGCTGGAGGACGACGTCCTGGTGCCCGCAGCCGGCATCCTCGACGTCCTCGACAACTACGCGTTCGTCCGGACCTCGGGCTATCTGCCCGGGACCGATGACGTCTATCTCTCGCTGTCGATGGTGCGCAAGTTCGGGCTCCGTCGCGGCGACGCCGTCGTGGGGCAGGTGCGCCAGCCCAGGGAGGGCGAGCGCAAGGAGAAGTTCAACCCCATGGTGCGCATCGACAGCGTCAACGGCACCGACCCGGAGGCCGCTCGCGAGCGGCTCGACTTCGAGACGTTCACACCGGTGCACCCCACCGAGCGGCTGCGCCAGGAGACCACGACGACCGAGCTGGTGGGGCGTGCCATCGACATCGCCGCCCCGATCGGCAAGGGCCAGCGCGGCCTGCTGATCGCGCCGCCGAAGACGGGCCGCACCACCGTGCTCCGCTCCATCGCCCAGTCCATCTCGCGCAACGACCCCGACGCCCACCTGATGGTGGTCCTGCTCGACGCGCGCCCCGAGGAGGTCACCGACTTCCAGCGCGAGATCAAGGGCGAGGTGATCGCCTCCACCTTCGACCGACCCGCCGGCGACCACACGATGGTGGCCGAGCTGGCCATCGAGCGGGCCAAGCGCCTCGTGGAGCTCGGGCACGACGTGGTCCTGCTGCTCGACTCGCTGACCAGCCTGGGGCGTGCCTACAACCTGTCGGTGCCGCCCAGCGGCCGGACCCTGGCCGGGGGCGTCGACGCCGCCGCCGTACACCCGCCCAAGCGACTCTTCGGCGCCGCGCGCAACGTCGAGGGCGGGGGCTCGCTGACCGTCCTGGCGACCCTGCTCGTCGAGACGGGCTCGGCCACCGACGCCGCCATCTTCGAGGAGTTCGGGGGTACGGCGAACATGGAGCTGCGCCTGAGCCGGGAGCTGGCCGAGCAGGGGGTCTTCCCGGCGATCGACTTCGTCGCCTCGGGCACCCGGCACGATGCGCTCCTCTCCAGCGAGCAGGAGGTCGGGATCGTCGCATCGCTGCGGGCCAGCATGTCCGGGGACCGGGTGGCCGCCGTTCGCGACGTCCTCACCCGGCTCGGCAAGGCCCAGAACAACATCTCGTTCCTGAGCAGTCTGGATTCGCGCCGCCGTTGA
- the atpE gene encoding ATP synthase F0 subunit C has product MIGLGLSAIGPGVGIGLIFAAFISGVARQPEAQSRLQSIAILGFVLAEALFIITVALAFVLPI; this is encoded by the coding sequence ATGATCGGCCTCGGCCTCTCCGCCATCGGTCCCGGTGTCGGTATCGGTCTGATCTTCGCCGCGTTCATCAGTGGCGTTGCCCGTCAGCCCGAGGCTCAGAGCCGCCTGCAGTCGATCGCCATCCTTGGCTTCGTTCTTGCTGAGGCGCTCTTCATCATCACCGTCGCGCTCGCGTTCGTCCTGCCCATCTGA
- the rpmE gene encoding 50S ribosomal protein L31 produces MKKDIHPAYVETQVTCTCGASFTTRSTATSGTLKADVCSQCHPFYTGKQKILDTGGRVARFEARYAKKSAAKPAESAETK; encoded by the coding sequence ATGAAGAAGGACATCCACCCCGCATACGTGGAGACCCAGGTCACCTGCACCTGCGGTGCAAGCTTCACCACGCGCAGCACTGCGACCTCCGGCACGCTGAAGGCCGACGTCTGCTCGCAGTGCCACCCGTTCTACACCGGCAAGCAGAAGATCCTCGACACCGGCGGCCGCGTCGCCCGCTTCGAGGCTCGCTACGCCAAGAAGTCGGCCGCCAAGCCGGCTGAGAGCGCCGAGACCAAGTAG
- a CDS encoding MraY family glycosyltransferase — protein sequence MREYLLVFLVAAVVSYLLTVIAREIALRTGAVAQVRDRDVHTEPIPYLGGIAMLGGLTAAYVVARELPFLSRSEGFVFRDAGVVLLAGALVCAVGVLDDIFDIDALTKLGGQVLAAALLVVFGLRFYYFPIGDGEQFILDNAQGALLSVLVVIATINAVNFVDGLDGLAAGVVGIGAVAYFLFCYFQASQNNLTLATTGALLSAGLAGACAGFLPHNFHPARLFMGDSGSMLIGLVLSASALTLSGQFAGHEIDGGGSILVAVLPVLLPVSLLMVPVADLVLAVVRRTRAGRSPFAPDKQHLHHRLLEIGHSQRRAVYIMWMWAALVAGGSVLVSLYGGDTTWVGLGVLFVFAVVMTFVVPKLHRPGVPAPALAPPADPPG from the coding sequence GTGCGCGAATACCTGCTGGTCTTCCTCGTTGCCGCCGTCGTCAGCTACCTGCTGACCGTCATCGCCCGCGAGATCGCCCTGCGCACTGGCGCTGTCGCCCAGGTCCGGGACCGCGACGTCCACACCGAGCCGATCCCCTACCTCGGAGGAATCGCGATGCTCGGCGGGCTGACGGCCGCCTATGTCGTGGCGCGCGAGCTGCCGTTCCTCTCTCGCAGCGAGGGATTCGTCTTCCGCGATGCCGGCGTGGTCCTGCTCGCCGGGGCGCTGGTGTGTGCGGTCGGGGTGCTCGACGACATCTTCGACATCGATGCCCTGACCAAGCTGGGCGGGCAGGTGCTGGCCGCCGCGCTGCTCGTCGTCTTCGGGCTGCGGTTCTACTACTTCCCGATCGGCGACGGCGAGCAGTTCATCCTCGACAACGCCCAAGGTGCCCTGCTCAGCGTCCTGGTGGTCATCGCGACGATCAACGCCGTCAACTTCGTCGACGGGCTGGACGGGCTGGCGGCGGGAGTCGTCGGCATCGGGGCGGTCGCCTACTTCCTCTTCTGTTACTTCCAGGCCAGTCAGAACAACCTCACGCTGGCGACCACCGGGGCTCTGCTCAGTGCGGGCCTCGCAGGAGCCTGCGCCGGCTTCCTGCCCCACAACTTCCACCCTGCCCGGCTCTTCATGGGCGACTCCGGCTCCATGCTGATCGGCCTGGTGCTCTCGGCGAGTGCGCTGACGCTCAGCGGCCAGTTCGCCGGGCACGAGATCGACGGTGGCGGCAGCATCCTGGTCGCCGTGCTCCCGGTCCTGCTGCCGGTCTCGCTGCTGATGGTGCCGGTGGCCGACCTGGTGCTCGCGGTCGTACGCCGAACACGAGCGGGCCGCTCTCCGTTCGCCCCCGACAAGCAGCACCTCCACCACCGACTCCTGGAGATCGGTCACTCACAGCGCCGGGCCGTCTACATCATGTGGATGTGGGCCGCGCTGGTCGCCGGGGGATCGGTGCTGGTCAGCCTGTACGGCGGTGACACCACCTGGGTCGGCCTGGGGGTGCTCTTCGTGTTCGCCGTGGTGATGACGTTCGTCGTCCCCAAGCTCCACCGGCCCGGGGTGCCCGCCCCGGCGCTCGCGCCGCCCGCGGATCCTCCGGGTTAG
- the atpB gene encoding F0F1 ATP synthase subunit A yields the protein MSFHVNLSEVTEGAIRAEGGEFHAPGPGSFELPPVFEVAGFGVTKPMLLLVLSAALILAYTIAASRKRAMVPGRLQYTGEAVYGFVRNTLARDNIGSEHFMKFVPYLFSLFMFILVNNYYGIFPLLQFPTMSRIGFVIPLAIISWLIYVGTGIWKHGPLGYLKHATMPAGVNGPILLLLVPLEFFSNILVRPVTLTLRLFGNMFAGHLLLILFATGGAALLQSGNLLYAGVGVLSFVLGIGVSFLEMLVMFLQAYVFTLLSSMYIGEALADEH from the coding sequence GTGAGCTTCCACGTGAACCTGAGTGAGGTCACCGAAGGTGCGATCAGGGCCGAGGGCGGCGAGTTCCACGCTCCCGGACCGGGCAGCTTCGAGCTTCCCCCCGTGTTCGAGGTGGCTGGCTTCGGGGTCACCAAGCCGATGCTGCTCCTGGTCCTCTCGGCGGCGCTGATCCTGGCCTACACGATCGCGGCCTCCCGCAAGCGCGCGATGGTGCCGGGTCGGCTCCAGTACACCGGTGAGGCCGTCTACGGCTTCGTCCGCAACACGCTGGCGCGCGACAACATCGGCAGCGAGCACTTCATGAAGTTCGTGCCCTACCTCTTCTCGCTGTTCATGTTCATCCTCGTCAACAACTACTACGGCATCTTCCCGCTGCTCCAGTTCCCGACGATGTCGCGCATCGGCTTCGTGATCCCGCTGGCGATCATCTCGTGGCTCATCTACGTCGGCACCGGCATCTGGAAGCACGGCCCGCTCGGATACCTCAAGCACGCGACGATGCCCGCGGGGGTCAACGGGCCGATCCTGCTGCTCCTGGTCCCGCTGGAGTTCTTCTCCAACATCCTGGTCCGCCCGGTCACGCTCACCTTGCGTCTGTTCGGCAACATGTTCGCCGGCCACCTGCTGCTCATCCTGTTCGCCACCGGTGGTGCAGCGCTCCTCCAGAGCGGAAACCTCCTCTATGCCGGTGTGGGAGTCCTCTCCTTCGTCCTCGGCATCGGTGTCAGCTTCCTGGAGATGCTGGTGATGTTCCTCCAGGCCTACGTCTTCACCCTGCTCAGCTCGATGTACATCGGCGAAGCGCTCGCAGACGAGCACTGA
- the prmC gene encoding peptide chain release factor N(5)-glutamine methyltransferase has product MGVRRSVALATAVERLRDAGVASPEHDAAQLLAHVHGIERRDLFRVETVTEELGVRFEALVARRAAREPLQHLTGSAFFRHVELAVGPGVFTPRPETELLAGWAIEHASSLTRPVVVDLCTGSGAIAKAIADEVPGADVHAVELDVDAHTWAERNLAGTGVDLRQGDMADAFDDLLGTVDVVVCNPPYIPLEAWESVAVEARDHDPHLALFSGDDGLDAMRVLAQRASRLLKPGGVVGAEHADLQGASAPEVFAVTGHWVEILDHRDLAGRPRFTTARLAR; this is encoded by the coding sequence ATCGGCGTACGCCGCAGCGTCGCCCTGGCCACTGCGGTCGAGCGTCTCCGCGACGCCGGTGTCGCCAGTCCGGAGCACGACGCAGCGCAGCTGCTGGCGCACGTGCACGGCATCGAGCGCCGCGACCTCTTCCGCGTCGAGACCGTGACCGAGGAGCTCGGAGTCCGCTTCGAGGCCCTGGTGGCCCGCCGGGCGGCGCGCGAGCCGCTGCAGCACCTGACCGGGTCCGCGTTCTTCCGGCACGTCGAGCTGGCGGTGGGCCCCGGCGTGTTCACCCCGCGCCCGGAGACCGAGCTGCTCGCAGGCTGGGCCATCGAGCACGCCTCGTCGCTGACGCGGCCGGTCGTGGTCGACCTGTGCACGGGCTCGGGTGCCATCGCCAAGGCGATCGCGGACGAGGTCCCGGGCGCGGACGTGCACGCCGTCGAGCTCGACGTGGACGCCCACACGTGGGCAGAGCGCAACCTGGCGGGCACGGGTGTCGACCTGCGGCAGGGCGACATGGCGGACGCGTTCGACGACCTGCTCGGCACCGTCGACGTCGTGGTCTGCAACCCGCCATACATCCCGCTCGAGGCCTGGGAGTCGGTCGCCGTCGAGGCGCGCGACCACGACCCGCACCTGGCTCTGTTCTCCGGCGACGACGGCCTCGACGCGATGCGGGTCCTCGCACAGCGCGCCAGCAGGCTGCTCAAGCCCGGGGGAGTCGTGGGAGCCGAGCACGCCGACCTCCAGGGCGCGTCGGCGCCGGAGGTGTTTGCCGTCACCGGCCACTGGGTGGAGATCCTCGACCACCGGGATCTGGCAGGTCGGCCGCGCTTCACGACGGCCCGACTGGCACGATAG
- the prfA gene encoding peptide chain release factor 1 produces MFEAVEGLVAEHAALESRLGEPETHADQRLAKRLNQRYAELTAIVNTWRAWIQLGEDIEAARELAAEDAAFAAEADELAAQRDKTQERLRHLLVPREETDSSDALLEVKSGEGGEESALFAGDLLRMYTRFAEQRGWQTEVLDATESDLGGYKSVTVAVKARGVSEPGEAPYALLKFEGGVHRVQRVPVTESQGRVHTSAAGVLVMPEAEDVDVEIHDADLRIDVYRSSGPGGQSVNTTDSAVRITHVPTGIVASCQNEKSQLQNKESAMRILRARLLAAAEEEANAQASAARKSQIRTVDRSERIRTYNYAENRISDHRTGYKSYNLDTVLDGALGPVLQSCVDADLAARLEALES; encoded by the coding sequence GTGTTCGAGGCTGTCGAAGGGCTCGTCGCGGAGCATGCTGCACTCGAGAGCCGGCTCGGCGAGCCGGAGACGCACGCCGACCAGCGTCTGGCGAAGCGCCTCAACCAGCGCTACGCCGAGCTGACGGCCATCGTCAACACGTGGCGCGCCTGGATCCAGCTGGGCGAGGACATCGAGGCCGCGCGTGAGCTGGCCGCCGAGGATGCTGCCTTCGCCGCCGAGGCCGACGAGCTTGCAGCACAGCGGGACAAGACCCAGGAGCGGCTCCGGCACCTGTTGGTCCCGCGCGAGGAGACCGACAGTTCAGATGCGTTGCTGGAGGTCAAGTCGGGGGAGGGCGGTGAGGAGTCCGCGCTGTTCGCGGGCGACCTGCTGCGGATGTACACCCGCTTCGCCGAGCAGCGTGGCTGGCAGACCGAGGTCCTCGACGCCACCGAGTCCGACCTCGGCGGCTACAAGTCGGTGACGGTCGCGGTGAAGGCCCGCGGGGTGAGTGAGCCCGGTGAGGCGCCCTACGCACTGCTGAAGTTCGAAGGTGGCGTGCACCGCGTCCAGCGGGTCCCGGTGACCGAGTCGCAGGGGCGGGTCCACACCAGCGCCGCGGGTGTCCTGGTCATGCCCGAGGCGGAGGACGTCGACGTCGAGATCCACGACGCTGACCTTCGCATCGACGTCTATCGGTCCTCAGGGCCCGGTGGGCAGAGCGTCAACACGACCGACTCGGCCGTGCGCATCACCCACGTGCCGACGGGCATCGTGGCGAGCTGCCAGAACGAGAAGAGCCAGCTGCAGAACAAGGAGTCCGCGATGCGGATCCTGCGCGCCCGGCTGCTGGCGGCGGCCGAGGAGGAGGCCAACGCCCAGGCCAGTGCCGCGCGCAAGAGCCAGATCCGCACCGTCGACCGCTCCGAGCGGATCCGCACCTACAACTACGCAGAGAACCGGATCTCCGACCACCGGACCGGCTACAAGTCCTACAACCTCGACACCGTCCTCGACGGCGCCCTCGGGCCCGTCCTCCAGTCCTGTGTCGACGCCGATCTCGCGGCACGGCTCGAGGCCCTCGAGTCGTGA
- a CDS encoding AtpZ/AtpI family protein → MAQQQPPSEHSDGPPYGDPWLAFSYLVSGATIYGLLGWGLDQWLGTKFLVVIGILTGVALAIYMTFGRFGGLAARQDKRCDKPDKKSQGRRESELPREPE, encoded by the coding sequence ATGGCTCAGCAGCAGCCCCCCTCGGAGCATTCAGACGGACCCCCCTACGGCGACCCCTGGTTGGCGTTCTCTTACCTCGTCTCGGGTGCAACGATCTACGGGCTCCTCGGCTGGGGTCTCGACCAGTGGCTGGGAACGAAGTTCCTGGTCGTGATCGGAATCCTCACCGGGGTCGCACTGGCGATCTACATGACTTTTGGTCGGTTCGGCGGGCTTGCTGCGCGTCAGGACAAGCGATGCGACAAGCCCGACAAGAAGAGCCAAGGCAGGAGAGAGAGTGAGCTTCCACGTGAACCTGAGTGA
- the atpA gene encoding F0F1 ATP synthase subunit alpha, which produces MTELSIRPDEIRDALQRFVSDYKPESASKEEVGTVAEAADGIARVSGLPSVMANELLEFEDGTLGIALNLDTREVGVVVLGDFDKIEEGQTVRRTGEILSVPVGDNYLGRVVDPLGTPIDGLGEIQSDERRALELQAPGVMVRKSVHEPLATGIKAIDALTPIGRGQRQLIIGDRSTGKTTIAIDTIINQKANWESGDPDKQVRCIYVAIGQKGSTIAAVRGALEEAGALEYTTIVASPASDSAGFKYLAPYTGSAIGQHWMYGGKHVLIVFDDLTKQAEAYRAVSLLLRRPPGREAYPGDVFYLHSRLLERCAKLSDEMGKGSMTGLPIIETKANDVSAFIPTNVISITDGQIFLQSDLFAANQRPAIDVGVSVSRVGGSAMTKAMKAVTGSLKVDLAQFRAMEAFAMFASDLDAASRQQLDRGQRLMALLKQPQYSPYPLEEMTASLWLGTTGRLDKVPTDDVLRFEHEFLDYLRRSHEGILAGIRETQKFEDSTATEMESAYNSFLDQFETSDGQSIKAGREEHVALEDEDVEQEQIVKQKRG; this is translated from the coding sequence ATGACGGAGCTTTCGATTCGTCCAGACGAGATCCGCGACGCGCTCCAGCGCTTCGTGTCCGACTACAAGCCCGAGTCGGCCAGCAAGGAAGAGGTCGGCACGGTCGCCGAGGCGGCTGACGGCATCGCCCGCGTCAGCGGCCTGCCCTCCGTGATGGCCAACGAGCTGCTCGAGTTCGAGGACGGCACCCTGGGCATCGCCCTCAACCTCGACACCCGCGAGGTCGGTGTCGTGGTCCTCGGTGACTTCGACAAGATCGAAGAGGGCCAGACCGTCCGCCGTACGGGGGAGATCCTCTCGGTTCCTGTGGGGGACAACTACCTCGGCCGCGTGGTCGACCCGCTCGGCACCCCGATCGACGGCCTCGGCGAGATCCAGTCGGACGAGCGTCGCGCCCTCGAGCTCCAGGCGCCCGGCGTCATGGTGCGCAAGTCGGTGCACGAGCCCCTCGCGACCGGCATCAAGGCGATCGACGCGTTGACGCCGATCGGTCGTGGACAGCGCCAGCTGATCATCGGCGACCGCTCGACCGGCAAGACCACGATCGCCATCGACACGATCATCAACCAGAAGGCCAACTGGGAGTCCGGAGACCCGGACAAGCAGGTGCGCTGCATCTATGTCGCGATCGGCCAGAAGGGCTCGACCATCGCCGCCGTGCGGGGCGCCCTGGAAGAGGCGGGTGCGCTGGAATACACGACCATCGTCGCGTCTCCCGCCTCCGACTCCGCCGGCTTCAAGTACCTCGCCCCCTACACCGGTTCGGCCATCGGCCAGCACTGGATGTACGGCGGCAAGCACGTCCTGATCGTCTTCGACGACCTGACCAAGCAGGCCGAGGCCTACCGCGCCGTGTCGCTGCTGCTGCGCCGCCCGCCGGGGCGTGAGGCCTACCCGGGTGACGTCTTCTACCTCCACAGCCGGCTGCTCGAGCGGTGCGCCAAGCTCTCCGACGAGATGGGCAAGGGCTCGATGACGGGCCTGCCGATCATCGAGACCAAGGCCAACGACGTCTCGGCGTTCATCCCGACCAACGTCATCTCGATCACCGACGGTCAGATCTTCTTGCAGTCCGACCTGTTCGCGGCCAACCAGCGCCCCGCCATCGACGTGGGTGTCTCGGTCTCGCGCGTGGGTGGTTCGGCGATGACCAAGGCGATGAAGGCCGTGACCGGTTCGCTCAAGGTCGACCTGGCCCAGTTCCGCGCCATGGAGGCGTTCGCGATGTTCGCCTCCGACCTCGACGCCGCGTCGCGCCAGCAGCTCGACCGCGGTCAGCGCCTGATGGCCCTGCTGAAGCAGCCGCAGTACTCGCCGTACCCGCTCGAGGAGATGACCGCCTCGCTGTGGCTCGGCACCACCGGCCGCCTCGACAAGGTCCCGACCGACGACGTGCTTCGCTTCGAGCACGAGTTCCTCGACTACCTGCGCCGCAGCCACGAAGGCATCCTCGCCGGCATCCGCGAGACGCAGAAGTTCGAGGACTCGACCGCCACGGAGATGGAGAGCGCCTACAACTCCTTCCTCGACCAGTTCGAGACCTCTGACGGCCAGAGCATCAAGGCCGGCAGGGAAGAGCACGTCGCTCTCGAGGACGAGGACGTCGAGCAGGAGCAGATCGTCAAGCAGAAGCGGGGCTGA
- a CDS encoding F0F1 ATP synthase subunit B has product MRAAEEAHNPLVPIVSEIVLALIVFAILFFAIKKFVVPNFEKTFAERTQAIEGGLSAAESKQAEADAKLAELEKQLADARHEAARIREEAREQGAQIVAEMREQAQAESSRIVEHGKTQIEAERQQAVTSLRAEVGALATGLAGRIVGESLDDEARQSRVVERFLADLEADGQTSGVN; this is encoded by the coding sequence ATCCGGGCGGCCGAGGAAGCACACAATCCTCTGGTCCCGATCGTGTCGGAGATCGTGCTGGCGCTGATCGTCTTCGCCATCTTGTTCTTCGCGATCAAGAAGTTCGTCGTGCCGAACTTCGAGAAGACGTTCGCCGAGCGCACCCAGGCGATCGAGGGAGGCCTCAGCGCGGCCGAGAGCAAGCAGGCGGAGGCAGACGCCAAGCTCGCCGAGCTCGAGAAGCAGCTGGCCGACGCCCGGCACGAGGCTGCGCGCATCCGTGAGGAAGCGCGTGAGCAGGGCGCCCAGATCGTCGCCGAGATGCGCGAGCAGGCCCAGGCCGAGTCCTCGCGCATCGTCGAGCACGGCAAGACCCAGATCGAGGCGGAGCGCCAGCAGGCGGTCACTTCCCTGCGTGCCGAGGTCGGCGCCCTGGCGACCGGTCTCGCCGGTCGGATCGTCGGGGAGAGCCTGGACGACGAGGCTCGTCAGAGCCGCGTCGTCGAGCGCTTCCTGGCTGACCTCGAGGCCGACGGCCAGACGAGCGGGGTCAACTGA